The Gemmatimonadaceae bacterium DNA segment CGGCTCAGCACGTGCGAACGGCGCGTTCGCTGGCCCTTCACGCGGCGGCAGTCCGCCTGACGAGTGCCGGCGTAGGCGAAGCACGGAGCGGAATCCCGCCCGTCGCCACACCACATCCGAGGAACCACCATGCCGCAGCCACGCGAGTGGCGGATCGCGCGCGTTGCGCGCGCACTCGCCTGGAGCACTGTCCTCGCCTTCACCGCCGCCTGCACCGGCGATGACGGCGCCGTTGGGCCGCCCGGCCCGCCGGGTACCACCGGCGCCCAGGGTCCGGCCGGGCCACCAGGTCCGCAGGGCCCCACCGGCCCGACCGGACCGACGGGATCGTCTGCGGGCCGGACGATCTACGCCGTCGACGCCACTAACGCGCTCCTCAGCTTCGGCGCGCTTCGCCCCGACCTCGTGCGCCGCACTGCGATCACGGGACTGCAAGCCGGTGAGTCGGTGCTCGGCATCGACTTCCGACCCGTTGATGGCAAGCTCTACGCGCTGGGATCCACGAGCCGCGTGTACGCCATCGACACCGCGACCGCGGTGGCCACCGCGGTCGGGCCGGCGGCCTTCACTCCGGCGATCGCCGGCACGAACGTCGGCTTCGACTTCAACCCGGTCCCCGATCGGATCCGCATTCATACCGATCAGACGCAGGACATTCGGCTGAATCCAGTCACCGGTGCGCTCGCCGCGACGGACGTCCCGCTCGCCTATCGCACTGGCGATGCCGGCTTCGGCATCACGCCCACGGTGGCGGGGACCGCCTACACGAACAGTGTGGCCGGCGCGACACCACCGTGCTCTTTGCGATCGATGCGGCCCGTGACGTCCTGGTGACGCTCGCAAACCCCAACGATGGGCAGCTGTCCACGGTTGGCCCGCTCGG contains these protein-coding regions:
- a CDS encoding DUF4394 domain-containing protein, encoding MPQPREWRIARVARALAWSTVLAFTAACTGDDGAVGPPGPPGTTGAQGPAGPPGPQGPTGPTGPTGSSAGRTIYAVDATNALLSFGALRPDLVRRTAITGLQAGESVLGIDFRPVDGKLYALGSTSRVYAIDTATAVATAVGPAAFTPAIAGTNVGFDFNPVPDRIRIHTDQTQDIRLNPVTGALAATDVPLAYRTGDAGFGITPTVAGTAYTNSVAGATPPCSLRSMRPVTSW